From the Lathyrus oleraceus cultivar Zhongwan6 chromosome 4, CAAS_Psat_ZW6_1.0, whole genome shotgun sequence genome, one window contains:
- the LOC127075754 gene encoding uncharacterized protein LOC127075754 — MLQLFFTVAFSVVPLTLYIPPIRSLNLFVETMESVMRESTSYSNRVYPRLRIAWSRILNCLLCNNTR; from the coding sequence ATGCTTCAATTGTTCTTCACAGTTGCTTTCTCTGTTGTTCCTTTGACTCTCTATATTCCACCAATCAGAAGCTTGAATCTCTTTGTGGAAACCATGGAATCTGTTATGAGAGAATCAACATCATATAGCAACAGGGTTTATCCTCGTTTAAGGATAGCTTGGTCTAGGATTTTGAATTGTTTGCTATGCAACAACACAAGGTAG
- the LOC127137760 gene encoding beta-galactosidase 6, producing MDTESLIINGHRNILFSGSIHYPRSTPQMWGDLIAKAKQGGLDVIQTYVFWNLHEPQPGKYDFSGRYDLVRFIKEIQSQGLYVCLRIGPFIESEWTYGGFPFWLHDVPGIVYRTDNEPFKFYMQNFTTKIVNMLKEEGLYASQGGPIILSQIENEYQNVERAFGTAGSQYVEWAAKMAVGLNTGVPWVMCKQTDAPDPVINTCNGMRCGETFTGPNSPNKPAMWTENWTSFYQVYGGLPYIRSAEDIAFHVALFVARNGSFINYYMYHGGTNFGRTASAYTITGYYDQAPLDEYGLFRQPKYGHLKELHAAIKSCSTTLLQGVQRNFSLGELQEGYVFEEENGGCVALLINNDKGNNVTIQFRNSSYDLLPKSISILPDCQNVAFNTANVSTTSNRRIITSRQNFSSVDEWQQLQDVIPNFDDTSLRSNSLLEQMNTTKDTSDYLWYTLRFENNLSCSAPILVVHSAAHVAHAFVVNHSRKMILLYFHQKAHSRLILRTI from the exons ATGG ACACTGAATCTCTTATCATCAATGGCCACAGAAATATTCTCTTCTCTGGTTCTATTCATTACCCTCGCAGCACCCCTCAG ATGTGGGGAGACTTGATAGCGAAAGCAAAACAAGGAGGATTGGATGTTATCCAAACCTATGTGTTTTGGAATCTTCATGAACCTCAACCCGGCAAG TATGATTTTAGCGGGAGATATGATTTGGTGAGATTCATAAAAGAAATTCAAAGTCAAGGACTGTATGTTTGTCTCAGAATTGGACCCTTCATTGAAAGTGAATGGACATATGG AGGATTCCCATTTTGGCTACATGATGTCCCTGGCATTGTTTACCGAACAGACAATGAGCCATTTAAG TTCTACATGCAAAATTTTACAACAAAAATTGTCAACATGTTGAAAGAAGAGGGTTTATATGCTTCACAAGGAGGCCCAATTATATTGTCACAG ATTGAGAATGAATATCAAAACGTCGAAAGAGCATTCGGTACGGCAGGTTCGCAGTATGTTGAATGGGCTGCAAAAATGGCAGTAGGCCTTAATACAGGCGTACCGTGGGTTATGTGCAAGCAAACAGACGCTCCTGATCCTGTG ATCAACACATGTAATGGTATGAGATGTGGAGAAACTTTTACAGGACCAAACTCTCCTAATAAGCCTGCAATGTGGACAGAGAATTGGACATCATT CTATCAAGTGTATGGTGGATTGCCGTATATACGGTCTGCTGAAGACATTGCGTTTCATGTCGCTCTTTTTGTAGCACGAAACGGAAGCTTTATCAATTACTATATG TATCATGGTGGAACAAACTTTGGGAGAACTGCCTCTGCTTATACTATAACAGGTTATTACGATCAAGCACCGCTCGATGAATATG GTTTGTTCAGACAACCGAAGTATGGACATCTCAAGGAGTTGCATGCTGCAATCAAGTCTTGTTCAACCACTTTATTACAAGGAGTGCAGAGGAATTTCTCATTAGGTGAATTGCAGGAA GGTTATGTTTTTGAAGAAGAAAATGGAGGATGTGTTGCATTGCTTATAAACAATGATAAAGGGAACAATGTTACTATCCAATTTCGCAATAGTTCATATGACTTGCTCCCCAAGTCAATAAGTATCTTACCAGATTGTCAAAATGTAGCTTTTAATACTGCAAAT GTAAGTACAACCAGCAACAGAAGGATCATAACTTCAAGACAAAACTTCAGCTCAGTTGATGAATGGCAACAACTTCAAGATGTGATTCCGAATTTCGATGACACTTCATTGAGATCAAACTCGTTACTCGAGCAAATGAATACAACTAAAGACACTTCGGATTACCTTTGGTATACTCTTAG GTTTGAAAACAATTTATCTTGCAGTGCTCCAATACTTGTTGTTCATTCTGCTGCTCATGTTGCTCATGCTTTTGTGGTCAATCACTCAAGAAAAATGATCTTATTGTACTTCCATCAGAAAGCCCATTCAAGGTTGATACTGAGAACAATTTGA